A genomic segment from Osmerus mordax isolate fOsmMor3 chromosome 5, fOsmMor3.pri, whole genome shotgun sequence encodes:
- the kifbp gene encoding KIF-binding protein has product MATASSSEWRAICDKFTSAQHLSDVESRKDPENDPFRSKYNARELLKEIHCSLKNFYVEHDNESNANEADQLPTEQPIDGAKDDAFGRGHCGESPVGIQAAQLGAIEFYLGVNHVETEELSAGEEHLMNCMKLLEKCNISPDNVSLFIQVRNQLGILWAGRDEIEKAQGYLETAEAMYKRFMKEDGLPPTDITEYFAAEEEKLSQQERTKRFEMVYTHTLYYLAQVYKNLEQFDKAGSYCHCTLQRQLQYNQFSPLEWAINAATLSQYYITKNHYMEGRHCLAAASVIAGLAGEVPSEAAALESEAESERREQLRQKRAEIARCWIKYCLNLLQDAKKPLEDNIGELDVDHQEELRRARQGEEEEKERGRKSAILFDSSDTFDSICGLEEKVSCTFPLDFQEARAVFLVGQSYVNEAKDYFEMDGHVTDHIEILQDHSSLFKALAFFEEDLERRCKMHKRRVDLLEPICKELNAQYYLLICRQLQFELAETHYEMMDLKLAVANRQDQLDAHTVKKFNHLCSSSIRYYQMFLDSLRSPEGKVPDRLEDDVLRPALVARFRVARLNSRLISASPSGQLENLNVSLEGYQSVVQYCEDHPEACASVETELELSQEMVNLLPLKINRIKAKTATN; this is encoded by the exons ATGGCTACAGCATCTAGTTCCGAGTGGAGAGCCATCTGCGATAAATTCACATCTGCTCAACATCTTTCTGATGTAGAATCTCGAAAGGACCCGGAGAATGATCCATTTCGTTCTAAGTATAACGCAAGGGAATTACTGAAGGAAATACACTGCTCCTTAAAAAACTTCTATGTCGAACATGACAACGAGAGTAACGCCAATGAAGCCGACCAGCTCCCCACAGAGCAACCTATTGACGGAGCAAAGGACGATGCTTTTGGGCGAGGCCACTGTGGAGAATCTCCTGTTGGGATTCAAGCAGCTCAACTCGGGGCAATCGAGTTTTATTTGGGGGTAAACCATGTAGAAACAGAGGAGTTGTCTGCCGGAGAGGAACATTTGATGAACTGCATGAAATTGCTGGAGAAGTGCAATATATCACCAGACAACGTGTCGCTGTTCATCCAAGTCAGG AATCAACTTGGAATTCTGTGGGCTGGCCGAGATGAAATCGAGAAAGCCCAAGGGTATCTAGAGACGGCTGAAGCAATGTACAAACGTTTCATGAAAGAG GATGGATTGCCTCCAACAGACATTACTGAGTACTttgcagcagaggaggagaagttgTCACAGCAAGAAAGAACCAAACG GTTCGAGATGGTTTACACCCACACTCTGTACTACTTGGCCCAGGTGTATAAAAACCTTGAGCAGTTTGATAAGGCAGGCTCCTACTGCCACTGCACTCTGCAGAGACAGTTGCAGTACAACCAGTTCTCTCCTCTGGAGTGGGCCATCAACGCTGCCACCCTGTCGCAGTACTACATCACCAAg AATCACTACATGGAGGGCAGACACTGCCTGGCAGCAGCCAGTGTCATTGCAGGTTTGGCTGGAGAAGTCCCTTCAGAGGCTGCTGCTCTGGAAA GTGAAGCAGAGAGTGAGCGACGAGAGCAGCTGAGACAAAAGAGGGCTGAGATTGCTAGGTGTTGGATCAAATACTGCCTTAACTTGCTACAAGATGCCAAAAAGCCTTTAGAG GACAACATCGGAGAGCTGGATGTGGATCAtcaggaggagctgaggagggccaggcagggagaagaggaggagaaggagagggggaggaagagtgcCATCCTCTTTGACTCCAGTGACACCTTCGACTCCATCTGCGGCCTGGAGGAAAAGGTCAGCTGCACCTTTCCGCTGGACTTCCAGGAGGCCCGAGCCGTGTTCCTGGTTGGCCAGAGCTACGTGAACGAGGCCAAGGACTACTTTGAGATGGATGGCCACGTGACGGACCACATCGAGATCCTGCAGGACCACAGCTCCCTGTTCAAGGCCCTCGCTTTCTTTGAGGAGGACCTTGAGCGGCGCTGTAAGATGCACAAGCGTCGCGTGGACCTGCTGGAGCCCATCTGCAAGGAGTTGAATGCCCAGTATTACCTGCTCATCTGCCGCCAGCTGCAGTTTGAGCTGGCTGAGACCCACTATGAGATGATGGACCTGAAGCTGGCCGTGGCCAACCGCCAGGATCAGCTGGATGCTCACACCGTCAAAAAGTTTAAccatctctgttcctcctcgaTCAG GTACTACCAGATGTTCCTGGACTCCCTCCGTAGCCCTGAGGGAAAGGTTCCTGATCGCCTGGAAGATGATGTCCTGCGGCCAGCTCTGGTTGCCAGGTTCAGGGTGGCACGCCTTAATAGCCGTTTGATAAGTGCGAGTCCTAGCGGCCAGCTGGAGAACCTGAATGTCTCCCTTGAGGGCTACCAGTCGGTGGTGCAGTACTGTGAGGACCACCCCGAGGCATGTGCTTCTgtggagacagagctggagcTCAGTCAAGAGATGGTCAACCTGCTACCGCTCAAAATCAATAGGATTAAAGCCAAGACGGCAACTaactaa